The Clostridia bacterium genome contains a region encoding:
- a CDS encoding cysteine--tRNA ligase: MTELRLYNTLTRRVEPFVPREPGRATMYTCGPTVYDYTHIGHLRPALVSDVLARWLRRLGYEVRYISNFTDIDDKIIERAQREGVGYRDVAERYIADYLENMRALGIDQVDRYVRATDHIPQIVRMIETLVEKGYAYPLDGDVYFDVTRDEDYGKLSGRSLDQMMAGARVKVDERKRNPMDFALWKAAKPGEPAWPSPWGPGRPGWHIECSAMTLEYLGSGLDIHAGGDDLIFPHHENEIAQSECFTGEAPFARYWLHNAMVQINEEKMSKSLGNIVALRDLVRRHPAPVLRMFILSTHYRKPLNYSEAAIEEARRAWERLANARAAVAAALAEGAAPAGSAASGEGEADLGRAAAEAREAFAAAMNDDLNTPLALAALFELARAANSALVAPGAPGAAPEDLRAALSAFDELGDVLGLWTGAGTTAAASRDGVADRLVEILVRLRAEARAARDWSLADRIREDLASVGVVLEDLPQGTRWKWQA; this comes from the coding sequence ATGACGGAGCTCCGACTGTACAACACGCTGACGCGACGCGTGGAACCGTTCGTGCCGAGAGAACCGGGCCGGGCGACGATGTACACGTGCGGCCCCACCGTCTACGACTACACGCACATCGGCCACCTGCGTCCGGCGCTCGTCAGCGACGTGCTCGCCCGCTGGCTGCGCCGGCTCGGCTACGAGGTCCGCTACATCTCGAACTTCACCGACATCGACGACAAAATCATCGAACGGGCCCAGCGGGAAGGCGTCGGCTACCGGGACGTGGCGGAGCGCTACATCGCGGACTACCTTGAGAACATGCGGGCGCTGGGCATCGACCAGGTCGACCGCTACGTCCGCGCCACCGACCACATCCCGCAGATCGTCCGCATGATCGAAACGCTCGTCGAGAAGGGCTACGCCTACCCGCTCGACGGCGACGTCTACTTCGACGTCACACGGGACGAGGACTACGGCAAGCTCAGCGGCCGCTCGCTGGACCAGATGATGGCGGGCGCCCGGGTGAAGGTCGACGAGCGCAAGCGCAACCCGATGGACTTCGCCCTGTGGAAGGCCGCGAAGCCGGGGGAGCCGGCGTGGCCCAGCCCCTGGGGGCCCGGCCGCCCGGGTTGGCACATCGAGTGCTCGGCGATGACCCTCGAGTACCTCGGCTCGGGCCTGGACATCCACGCCGGCGGCGACGACCTCATCTTCCCGCACCATGAGAACGAGATCGCGCAGTCGGAGTGCTTCACCGGCGAGGCGCCGTTCGCGCGCTACTGGCTGCACAACGCCATGGTGCAGATCAACGAGGAGAAGATGTCGAAGTCGCTCGGCAACATCGTCGCGCTGCGCGACCTCGTCCGGCGGCACCCGGCGCCGGTGCTGCGCATGTTCATCCTCTCCACGCACTACAGAAAGCCACTCAATTACTCCGAGGCGGCGATTGAAGAGGCCCGGCGGGCGTGGGAGCGTCTGGCGAACGCGCGGGCCGCGGTCGCGGCGGCCCTCGCGGAGGGGGCGGCGCCGGCCGGCTCCGCGGCGTCCGGCGAGGGCGAGGCGGACCTCGGGCGGGCGGCGGCGGAGGCCCGGGAGGCGTTCGCGGCCGCCATGAACGACGATCTCAACACGCCGCTGGCCCTGGCCGCGCTGTTCGAGCTGGCGCGCGCCGCGAACAGCGCGCTCGTCGCCCCGGGAGCGCCGGGCGCGGCGCCGGAGGATCTGCGCGCCGCCCTGTCGGCGTTCGACGAGCTCGGCGACGTCCTCGGCCTCTGGACAGGCGCCGGCACCACCGCGGCCGCCTCGCGCGACGGGGTGGCCGACCGTCTCGTGGAGATTCTCGTGCGGCTGCGCGCGGAGGCGCGCGCCGCACGCGACTGGTCGCTCGCGGACCGCATCCGCGAGGATCTGGCATCTGTGGGCGTGGTGCTGGAAGACCTGCCGCAGGGCACGCGCTGGAAGTGGCAGGCGTGA
- a CDS encoding 2-C-methyl-D-erythritol 2,4-cyclodiphosphate synthase — protein MAGEPPEGFDVRVGFGIDVHRFAEGRRLVLGGVEIPHDRGLLGHSDADVVTHAIMDALLGAAALGDIGLHFPDSDAAYAGADSLALLSRVRRLVEAEGWSVRHVDVMVLAEEPRLRPHVEAMRRRLADALGVAPERVSVKATTTEGLGAVGRAEGIRAEAVATLIRWHARGKLGS, from the coding sequence ATGGCCGGCGAGCCGCCCGAAGGGTTCGACGTGCGCGTCGGCTTCGGCATCGACGTGCACCGCTTCGCCGAGGGGCGGCGCCTGGTCCTGGGCGGCGTGGAGATCCCGCACGACCGGGGCCTTCTCGGCCACTCCGACGCGGATGTCGTGACGCACGCGATCATGGACGCGCTGCTCGGGGCGGCGGCGCTGGGCGACATCGGCCTGCACTTCCCCGACTCCGACGCGGCGTACGCGGGGGCTGACAGCCTCGCGCTGCTCTCGCGGGTGCGCCGCCTCGTCGAGGCGGAAGGATGGTCCGTCCGCCACGTCGACGTGATGGTGCTGGCCGAGGAACCGCGCCTGCGCCCGCACGTCGAGGCGATGCGACGCCGCCTGGCGGACGCGCTCGGCGTCGCCCCGGAGCGCGTCAGCGTGAAGGCGACCACCACCGAGGGCCTCGGCGCCGTCGGCCGCGCGGAGGGCATCCGCGCGGAGGCCGTCGCCACCCTCATCCGCTGGCATGCGCGTGGTAAACTAGGCTCCTGA